From one Montipora capricornis isolate CH-2021 chromosome 10, ASM3666992v2, whole genome shotgun sequence genomic stretch:
- the LOC138021599 gene encoding uncharacterized protein, with translation MAKTVRFAGQGTVRDYAESVATDVLQERQKWKFKKAKSGKEKGKKRRRRSSVPQTVNGSKIAGFNKGLLAEFVIFLLLQGFDFFSNTWVLNDSVMVLNSIEKYETYPNLSSINNSVPDFCVGVQWSDEKIRKEIDHFVSIVYLYSFFLAVTAFIFTLNLLTWLYTLQLSFRSRRFNANTQATLIKMKVYFLAAASILEDIPLSAISAELFALQQGEQGLICWSCKVSGLCEDIKHLQSRLNRSTLALWLNLAAIGLTSLWKGISSFYRWSRVGECEAFYIRACTAVFAGGLYSIVILTPAMTVLRYRYFVRPGISESLLEDIIDRVYVIGAIFWVMVLAVIFCCPLLNFIRVTQ, from the coding sequence ATGGCCAAAACCGTTCGTTTCGCAGGACAAGGTACCGTAAGAGATTATGCGGAATCTGTAGCCACAgatgttcttcaggaaaggcaGAAATGGAAATTCAAGAAAGCGAAATCCGGTaaagaaaaagggaagaaaCGAAGACGTCGAAGTTCTGTCCCCCAAACAGTCAATGGATCAAAAATTGCTGGCTTTAATAAAGGCTTACTTGCGGAATTTGtgatctttcttcttcttcaaggatTTGACTTTTTCAGCAACACTTGGGTCTTAAACGACTCTGTCATGGTACTCAACAGCATCGAAAAATACGAAACGTATCCAAACCTCTCGTCAATTAATAATTCTGTCCCTGACTTTTGTGTTGGAGTACAATGGTCAGATGAAAAAATAAGAAAGGAAATTGACCATTTTGTATCTATAGTGTATTTATACAGCTTTTTCCTTGCGGTAACAGCGTTCATCTTTACTTTAAACTTATTGACTTGGCTATACACCCTTCAACTCTCCTTCCGCAGTCGTCGGTTTAATGCCAACACTCAAGCCACGTTGATCAAAATGAAAGTGTATTTTCTGGCAGCTGCCAGTATTCTGGAAGATATACCACTCTCAGCAATCTCGGCAGAGCTTTTCGCTTTGCAGCAAGGTGAACAAGGATTGATCTGTTGGAGCTGTAAAGTTTCTGGTCTCTGTGAAGACATTAAACATCTCCAAAGTAGATTGAATAGGAGCACTCTAGCCCTTTGGCTCAATTTGGCTGCAATTGGTCTCACATCCCTTTGGAAGGGCATCTCAAGTTTTTATCGATGGAGCCGAGTGGGCGAATGCGAAGCGTTTTACATCAGAGCTTGTACAGCTGTATTTGCTGGCGGTTTGTATTCCATTGTAATCCTGACTCCAGCCATGACAGTTCTAAGATACCGTTATTTCGTTAGACCTGGTATAAGTGAATCACTACTGGAAGACATTATAGATCGAGTCTACGTCATTGGCGCTATATTTTGGGTTATGGTACTTGCTGTTATCTTTTGCTGTCCCTTGTTGAATTTCATCAGGGTGACACAATGA